A section of the Cygnus olor isolate bCygOlo1 chromosome 14, bCygOlo1.pri.v2, whole genome shotgun sequence genome encodes:
- the DRD1 gene encoding D(1A) dopamine receptor produces the protein MTWNDTTMDGEGLLVERDSSFRILTGCFLSLLILSTLLGNTLVCAAVIRFRHLRSKVTNFFVISLAVSDLLVAVLVMPWKAVAEIAGFWPFGSFCNIWVAFDIMCSTASILNLCVISVDRYWAISSPFRYERKMTPKAAFILISVAWTLSVLISFIPVQLNWHKATTTSVLDLNASLQGISMDNCDSSLNRMYAISSSLISFYIPVAIMIVTYTRIYRIAQKQIRRISALERAAVHAKNCQTTSGNRSSMDCQQPESNFKMSFKRETKVLKTLSVIMGVFVCCWLPFFVLNCMIPFCEPTEPSKGAEAFCINSTTFDVFVWFGWANSSLNPIIYAFNADFRKAFSTLLGCYRLCPMSSNAIETVSINNNGAVVFSSQHEPKGSSPKESNLVYLIPHAIICPEEEPLKKEEEGELSKTLEKMSPALSGILDYEADVSLEKINPITQNGQHKT, from the coding sequence ATGACTTGGAACGACACCACTATGGACGGGGAAGGGTTGCTTGTGGAAAGGGACTCTTCCTTTCGGATTCTCACGGGCTGCTTCCTCTCGCTGCTGATCCTCTCCACGCTGCTGGGAAACACGCTGGTCTGTGCAGCCGTCATTAGATTTCGCCACCTGAGGTCCAAGGTGACCAACTTCTTTGTCATCTCCTTGGCTGTGTCAGATCTCTTAGTGGCGGTTTTGGTCATGCCTTGGAAAGCCGTGGCCGAGATTGCTGGTTTCTGGCCTTTTGGTTCATTTTGCAACATCTGGGTGGCCTTTGACATTATGTGCTCGACAGCCTCCATCTTAAATCTGTGTGTCATTAGTGTGGACAGATACTGGGCCATCTCCAGCCCATTTAGGTACGAGAGAAAAATGACCCCCAAGGCAGCCTTCATCTTGATCAGTGTGGCGTGGACTTTGTCTGTGCTGATTTCCTTCATCCCCGTGCAGCTCAACTGGCACAAGGCTACCACCACAAGCGTTTTGGACCTAAACGCCAGTTTACAAGGTATAAGCATGGACAACTGTGATTCTAGCCTAAACAGGATGTATGccatttcctcttctctaaTTAGCTTCTACATACCTGTTGCCATCATGATAGTAACTTACACAAGGATATACCGGATTGCTCAGAAGCAAATACGACGAATCTCAGCTTTGGAGAGGGCAGCAGTGCATGCCAAGAACTGCCAGACCACGAGTGGCAACAGGAGCAGCATGGACTGTCAGCAACCTGAAAGCAACTTCAAAATGTCCTTCAAGAGGGAAACGAAGGTTTTAAAGACTTTGTCGGTGATCATGGGGGTGTTTGTGTGCTGCTGGTTGCCATTTTTCGTGTTGAACTGCATGATTCCCTTCTGTGAGCCTACCGAACCGTCCAAGGGAGCAGAAGCTTTCTGCATTAACTCCACCAcctttgatgtttttgtttggtttggatGGGCTAATTCTTCCCTCAACCCCATCATTTATGCCTTCAATGCTGATTTCCGCAAGGCGTTTTCAACCCTGCTAGGATGCTACAGGCTCTGCCCTATGTCCAGCAATGCTATAGAGACTGTTAGTATTAACAATAATGGAGCAGTTGTGTTTTCAAGCCAACATGAGCCCAAAGGATCCAGCCCCAAAGAATCTAATCTGGTTTATCTGATTCCACATGCAATCATCTGTCCAGAAGAAGAACCtctaaaaaaggaagaagagggtgAACTGTCTAAGACCTTGGAGAAAATGTCTCCAGCACTGTCGGGTATCTTGGATTATGAAGCTgatgtttctttggaaaagatCAATCCCATTACACAAAATGGGCAGCATAAAACCTGA